A stretch of DNA from Phenylobacterium koreense:
CTGCACCGCCTCGACCTCGGACGGCTTCAACTTGTCGGCCTTGGTGAGGATGATCTGGTAGGAGACCGCGGCCTTGTCGAAGGCGGCCATGGGCTCCTCGTCCACCGCCTTCAGGCCGTGGCGGGCGTCGATCAGCAGATAGGCGCGCTTGAGGTTGGCCCGCCCGCGCAGGAAATCGCGGCCCAGGTTCTGGAAGCGCTTCACCTCGACCTTGGAGGCCTTGGCCCAGCCATAGCCCGGCAGGTCCACCAGCCTCAGCTTGTCGTCCAGGACGAAGAAGTTCAGCTCCCGCGTGCGGCCCGGCTCGTTGGAGGCGCGGGCCAGGTGCTTGTGCCCGACCAGGGCGTTGATCAACGACGACTTGCCCACGTTCGAGCGGCCGGCGAAGGCCACCTCCGGAAGGTCCGGCGCAGGCAGGCCGTCGACCGAGACCGCCCCCATGAGGAACCTGGCCTCGCGCGCGAATAGCACGCGGCCGGCCTCGAGTTCGTCCTCGCTGAAGAGCGGATCCTGGCTCACCCGACTTCCTTCGCCTTGCCGGTCAGCTTGGCGATGATCTGGTCGATCGGGTTGTCGACCTTGAAGCGCCGCATGATGACGTACTGCTGCAGGATGGTCAGGATGTTCGACCAGCTCCAGTAGATCAGCAGGCCGACCGCGAACGGGGCCATGATGAAGGTGAATATCACTGGCATGAACTGGAAGATCTTCTGCTGCACCGGGTCGGGCTGCGGCGGGTTCATGGCCGTCGAAAGGAACATGGTCACGCCGTAGAGCAGGGCCAGCGGGCCGAGGTGCAGGAGGTCGGAGTTCAGGA
This window harbors:
- the yihA gene encoding ribosome biogenesis GTP-binding protein YihA/YsxC, which encodes MSQDPLFSEDELEAGRVLFAREARFLMGAVSVDGLPAPDLPEVAFAGRSNVGKSSLINALVGHKHLARASNEPGRTRELNFFVLDDKLRLVDLPGYGWAKASKVEVKRFQNLGRDFLRGRANLKRAYLLIDARHGLKAVDEEPMAAFDKAAVSYQIILTKADKLKPSEVEAVQRRTEAAIAKRPAAFPRVLATSSEKGLGLPELRAEIMQACEVTP